In one window of Pseudorasbora parva isolate DD20220531a chromosome 7, ASM2467924v1, whole genome shotgun sequence DNA:
- the ino80c gene encoding INO80 complex subunit C yields MGCCELDAHGRVFSQFRGLKLQMSASSEPGISKARDLNPATLSVSKAQTAAVLVAQARSKKRAVSPATHTTPQLNNNNSKKKKTQPGPSTPAQVAPVELAFEGKPAAAVDVETATKCLPFKNPNFVHSGIGGAAAGKKNRTWKNLKQILAAEKALPWKITDPNYCSIDAPPSMKPAKKYSDISGLSANYTDPQTKLRFASTEEFSYIRQLPTDVVTGYLALRKATCIVP; encoded by the exons ATGGGATGTTGTGAATTAGATGCTCACGGCAGAGTTTTCAGTCAATTTCGTGGCTTAAAACTACAAATGTCTGCGTCTTCTGAACCGGGAATATCAAAAGCAAGGGATTTGAATCCAGCGACACTCTCTGTGAGTAAAGCACAGACAGCCGCGGTGTTAGTTGCTCAAGCCCGAAGCAAGAAGCGAGCTGTCAGTCCCGCGACTCACACAACACCGCAgctaaataataacaacagcaaaaagaaaaaaacacaacctGGACCTTCAACACCGGCTCAg GTTGCTCCAGTGGAGTTGGCTTTTGAAGGAAAACCAGCGGCTGCTGTTGATGTAGAGACTGCTACCAAGTGTCTGCCTTTTAAAAACCCTAACTTTGTG CACTCAGGTATTGGTGGAGCAGCAGCAGGGAAGAAGAATAGGACGTGGAAGAATCTAAAGCAGATTTTAGCAGCAGAAAAAGCTCTGCCCTGGAAAATCACTGATCCTAACT ACTGCAGCATAGATGCACCTCCTTCTATGAAACCTGCTAAAAAATACTCTGACATCTCAGGTCTATCG GCAAACTACACTGACCCTCAGACGAAACTGCGATTCGCATCGACGGAAGAGTTTTCCTATATTCGACAGTTGCCCACAGACGTGGTGACTGGTTACCTGGCTCTCCGTAAAGCTACCTGCATTGTGCCGTGA